One Synergistaceae bacterium DZ-S4 genomic region harbors:
- a CDS encoding Rne/Rng family ribonuclease, whose amino-acid sequence MTSAEPAKKIVANLIDPEEIRIAILDERGKLYDFFVERMLEHQRTGEIYKARVDSVLPGMHSAFLNLGDGRNGFLYLDDVHGTEVKPGIEMLVQVVKNARKGKGARVSPRISLAGRYMVLIPGGHETGVSKRIEDNDQRARLRSISKEIRPEGFGIIIRTVAEGCDIESLENDVRNLLSQWETIKHNAGQNAAPCLIHRDLGLLERVLRDELTEEIDEIVVDTEEDKVNIRSFTDRFFPGKNVEVNLYRGKMPIFDVYNIENQLLELQDRKVWLSSGAYLVIDQTEALTVIDVNTGKFVGSKNLNDTIFQTNMEAADEIARQLRLRAIGGIIVVDFIDMDSKEENQELIRQLQELFKNDRCKARVYGVTGLGLVEITRKRARTDIRAALSHGCPFCGGLGWVPREESIALQIKRFIRKITMSSRSEALLIEAYSSIAEYIAETFLASWEEEFDKKLFIRGCPEFSWGKFRLDAQGSLTQIEHRINALQKREGWTIVHKSSSA is encoded by the coding sequence ATGACATCAGCCGAACCTGCAAAAAAAATAGTTGCGAATCTTATCGACCCTGAAGAGATCAGGATAGCGATCCTTGACGAGAGGGGAAAGCTTTACGATTTTTTCGTCGAAAGGATGCTTGAACATCAGCGGACCGGCGAGATATACAAGGCCAGGGTGGACAGCGTACTTCCGGGCATGCACTCAGCATTTCTGAACCTTGGAGACGGAAGGAACGGTTTTCTATATCTTGACGACGTCCACGGTACTGAGGTCAAGCCCGGCATTGAAATGCTTGTGCAGGTCGTAAAAAATGCCAGGAAGGGCAAAGGAGCTCGGGTATCTCCGAGGATCTCGCTTGCAGGCAGGTACATGGTCCTCATCCCCGGAGGACATGAGACCGGTGTATCCAAAAGGATAGAGGATAACGACCAGAGGGCGCGCCTAAGGTCGATATCAAAGGAGATACGTCCTGAAGGCTTTGGGATAATAATAAGGACGGTTGCCGAAGGATGCGACATCGAAAGCCTCGAAAACGATGTGCGAAATCTGCTCTCACAGTGGGAGACGATAAAGCACAATGCAGGACAGAACGCTGCCCCATGCCTCATACACAGGGACCTTGGCCTGCTTGAGCGGGTACTGAGGGATGAGCTTACGGAAGAGATAGACGAAATAGTTGTCGATACTGAAGAAGACAAGGTAAATATCAGGTCTTTCACGGATCGATTCTTTCCCGGCAAAAACGTAGAGGTGAATCTCTATAGGGGCAAGATGCCGATATTTGACGTCTACAACATTGAAAACCAACTTTTGGAGCTCCAGGACAGAAAGGTCTGGCTCTCTTCCGGAGCATATCTTGTCATAGACCAGACTGAGGCTCTTACCGTAATTGACGTCAACACCGGCAAATTCGTAGGGTCGAAAAACCTCAATGACACAATATTCCAGACCAACATGGAAGCGGCGGATGAGATCGCCAGACAGCTGAGGCTACGAGCTATAGGCGGGATCATAGTCGTTGATTTCATCGATATGGATTCAAAGGAGGAGAACCAGGAGCTTATACGCCAGCTTCAGGAGCTTTTCAAAAACGACAGGTGCAAGGCAAGGGTATATGGAGTTACAGGCCTGGGACTGGTAGAGATAACCAGGAAGAGGGCAAGGACCGATATCAGAGCGGCTCTGAGCCACGGGTGCCCCTTCTGCGGAGGCCTTGGCTGGGTGCCTCGCGAAGAGAGCATAGCTCTTCAGATAAAGAGGTTTATAAGAAAAATTACGATGTCTTCAAGGTCCGAGGCGCTCCTGATCGAAGCATATTCATCCATTGCCGAATATATCGCGGAGACATTCCTGGCATCCTGGGAAGAGGAATTCGATAAAAAATTATTTATCAGAGGCTGTCCCGAGTTCTCGTGGGGAAAGTTCCGGCTTGACGCGCAGGGCAGCCTGACGCAGATCGAACACAGAATAAACGCTCTTCAGAAGAGAGAGGGCTGGACAATTGTACATAAGTCGTCTTCAGCTTAA
- the smc gene encoding chromosome segregation protein SMC, protein MYISRLQLKGFKSFGGSHDLILSSGFTAIVGPNGSGKSNILDALRWSLGDSHAGRLRISRQSDLLFQGSISLPAAKEAEVLLQLREDARSCSVKRRVTAPDGNTILFVDNARKTLLELDETKRDWKLEGDRFAFIGQGEVAEVIQQRPLARRMRLESLFGIDVYRKRRMEASDRLVTVREEYDQLRNVMAELQSRREEIAPEVRRASELREILDKIEEERKLLYWLRRRRSEVLIGETEESLESVKKEQAVVLGWSSMWEKALEEIEKSIAMLSRERQQQTWELEQSKRNFDSLIKAGYASASNLKASKERLDQASEERRKAKEHAEALIEEQKKTQEENKKAREELEKGQKALENADRKWQAYNLRLKEEKEQREAWNNEKGRLEAELQQIRAKLSFLGKDILEIKNKKTETSDPGKNIDSEIKKLEKERDRLLKEQEETASVHGGLYAKVQTLAAELQRARREASNARSKLNEVTEAMQADLYPRPVQYLLSAARLNRLDASPHAVVDVFTCDPKYSTALEAYLGGRQFQLLVEDLEEAGRCIDKLKVNAIGRATFLPLERCRPRYPDKQFRLPKEGITGWAMDLVKVDDHWLPGIEQIMGDLLIVENYAVGQDLVRAGFKGPVATLEGDVFQPGGTVSGGRSQKSGKTIEMKAQIVKLEQDAASFTSAAEELAKKFKDAEGEELRVSEQKEDYTRKIREFDGRIALLADEKASFSKEQKRIEGERGRILEAIAEAGKQWNSVLGSLAELEKKWDSPSKIEDDHLIIEERERLRAEAAVLAERLSSKFALMERVSNELRTEERKMRSLDEEMSELDLRCVRERANLSRTGKNCLDIFERRRVLTAEIENHISGFSKLETKRDLMRKRAELSNIRSREALERISSFELKKSETQRELDELINTWEDQYPYSGGEALPDGEDIEDLRRSIRDGDRKIKAFGEVDMGVLSEDRNLRDRLAFMGEHLDDVRAGAAELEKLISDADRQAYKVFSDALQEVDTRFCSLFQRLFGGGEAHLEMIEGETIWDTGVDVVARPPGKHPQSINQLSGGEQSLAAISLLFASMEVADCPLAVLDEVDAALDEVNLRRFSELAKEYAKNRQVLAMTHRRVTMERADVLYGVTLSEPGLSQVIGVRLEDWA, encoded by the coding sequence TTGTACATAAGTCGTCTTCAGCTTAAGGGCTTCAAAAGTTTTGGGGGATCCCACGACCTTATACTCTCATCGGGATTCACCGCAATAGTAGGGCCTAACGGAAGCGGAAAGAGCAACATACTTGACGCGCTGAGATGGTCTTTGGGAGACAGCCACGCCGGCAGACTGCGCATATCAAGACAGAGCGACCTCCTCTTCCAGGGCTCTATAAGCCTTCCTGCCGCAAAAGAGGCGGAGGTGCTCCTGCAGCTTAGGGAGGACGCAAGGTCCTGTTCGGTAAAACGGAGGGTCACAGCGCCTGACGGCAACACAATACTCTTTGTAGACAATGCGAGGAAGACACTCCTTGAACTGGATGAGACAAAAAGGGACTGGAAGCTCGAAGGAGACAGATTCGCCTTTATTGGCCAGGGAGAGGTTGCGGAGGTCATACAGCAGAGGCCCCTGGCAAGGAGGATGCGCCTTGAATCGCTCTTCGGGATCGATGTTTACAGGAAGAGGCGTATGGAGGCATCCGACAGGCTCGTCACAGTCAGGGAGGAGTACGATCAGCTCAGGAATGTCATGGCAGAGCTCCAGTCCCGTCGTGAGGAGATCGCGCCGGAGGTCAGAAGGGCTTCAGAACTGAGAGAGATCCTGGATAAGATCGAAGAGGAGAGAAAACTTCTATACTGGCTCAGGAGGCGCAGGTCAGAGGTCCTGATAGGAGAGACCGAAGAGAGCCTAGAGAGCGTAAAAAAGGAACAGGCGGTCGTTCTGGGATGGTCATCAATGTGGGAAAAAGCTCTGGAAGAAATTGAAAAGAGCATTGCTATGCTGTCAAGGGAAAGACAGCAGCAGACCTGGGAACTCGAACAGAGCAAGAGGAACTTCGATTCGCTCATAAAAGCCGGATATGCTTCCGCTTCAAACCTTAAAGCCTCTAAAGAGAGGCTTGACCAGGCTTCCGAGGAACGAAGGAAAGCAAAAGAACACGCGGAGGCTCTTATAGAGGAGCAGAAAAAGACCCAGGAAGAGAATAAAAAGGCACGGGAAGAACTCGAAAAAGGGCAGAAGGCCCTTGAAAACGCAGACAGGAAATGGCAGGCATACAACCTCCGCCTGAAGGAAGAAAAAGAGCAGCGTGAGGCATGGAACAACGAAAAGGGCCGTCTCGAGGCAGAACTGCAGCAGATCAGGGCAAAGCTCTCATTCTTAGGTAAAGACATTCTTGAAATCAAAAATAAAAAGACAGAGACGTCAGATCCCGGCAAAAATATAGATTCCGAGATAAAGAAACTGGAAAAGGAGAGGGACCGGCTCCTGAAGGAACAGGAAGAGACAGCCTCGGTCCACGGAGGCCTTTATGCAAAGGTGCAGACTCTGGCGGCAGAGCTTCAGCGCGCAAGGAGAGAAGCCTCAAACGCCCGCTCAAAGCTGAACGAGGTCACCGAAGCAATGCAGGCGGATCTGTACCCGCGTCCCGTCCAGTATCTTCTTTCGGCCGCCAGGCTGAACAGGCTTGACGCATCGCCTCACGCGGTAGTCGATGTATTCACCTGTGATCCAAAGTATTCAACGGCACTCGAAGCCTATCTCGGCGGACGACAGTTCCAGCTTCTGGTCGAAGACCTTGAGGAAGCGGGACGCTGTATCGATAAATTAAAGGTCAACGCCATTGGCAGGGCTACATTTCTCCCGCTCGAAAGGTGCCGTCCCAGGTACCCGGACAAGCAGTTCAGGCTTCCTAAAGAGGGGATAACAGGCTGGGCAATGGACCTGGTAAAAGTAGACGATCATTGGCTGCCCGGAATTGAACAGATAATGGGCGATCTGCTGATCGTTGAGAACTACGCAGTAGGACAGGACCTTGTGAGGGCAGGTTTCAAAGGACCGGTGGCAACGCTTGAGGGAGATGTTTTTCAGCCTGGAGGCACAGTTTCCGGCGGAAGGTCACAAAAATCAGGCAAAACTATCGAGATGAAGGCCCAGATAGTTAAACTTGAGCAGGATGCGGCAAGCTTTACATCGGCTGCGGAAGAGCTTGCTAAGAAGTTCAAGGACGCAGAGGGCGAGGAACTTAGGGTTTCCGAGCAGAAGGAAGACTACACTAGGAAGATAAGGGAATTTGACGGAAGGATAGCCTTGCTTGCCGATGAAAAGGCCTCATTCTCAAAAGAGCAGAAGAGGATAGAGGGAGAGCGCGGAAGGATCCTTGAAGCGATAGCTGAAGCGGGCAAACAGTGGAATTCTGTGCTCGGATCCCTTGCGGAGCTCGAGAAAAAATGGGACAGCCCCTCGAAAATTGAGGACGATCACCTGATCATAGAAGAGCGTGAGAGGCTCCGTGCGGAGGCTGCTGTACTTGCCGAGAGGCTCAGCTCGAAGTTCGCGCTGATGGAAAGGGTCAGCAACGAACTCAGGACCGAGGAAAGGAAGATGCGCAGCCTGGACGAAGAGATGTCAGAGCTTGACCTGAGGTGTGTCCGGGAGAGGGCAAACCTTTCAAGGACCGGCAAGAACTGTCTTGATATTTTTGAGAGACGCAGGGTCCTGACGGCAGAGATAGAAAATCATATCAGCGGTTTTTCAAAACTGGAAACAAAACGTGATCTCATGAGGAAAAGGGCAGAACTGTCCAACATCCGTTCGAGAGAAGCCCTCGAGAGGATATCATCCTTTGAGCTAAAGAAGAGTGAGACTCAGAGGGAGCTTGATGAACTTATAAACACATGGGAAGACCAGTATCCGTATTCCGGAGGAGAAGCTCTGCCCGACGGCGAGGATATCGAAGACCTCAGAAGGAGCATTCGCGACGGGGACAGGAAGATAAAGGCCTTTGGGGAAGTCGACATGGGAGTACTCTCGGAGGACAGAAATCTCAGGGACAGACTTGCTTTCATGGGTGAGCACCTTGATGATGTCAGAGCCGGTGCTGCTGAACTGGAAAAACTTATCTCCGATGCGGACAGGCAGGCATACAAGGTGTTCTCCGACGCGCTTCAAGAGGTAGACACAAGGTTCTGCTCTCTCTTCCAGAGACTCTTCGGGGGCGGAGAGGCCCACCTGGAGATGATAGAGGGCGAGACGATATGGGATACAGGTGTCGATGTGGTCGCAAGACCTCCCGGAAAGCACCCTCAGAGCATAAACCAGCTCTCCGGAGGGGAACAGTCCCTTGCAGCCATCTCTCTGCTCTTTGCCTCCATGGAAGTAGCCGACTGTCCTCTTGCAGTGCTTGACGAAGTCGATGCTGCGCTTGACGAGGTCAATCTAAGAAGGTTCTCAGAGCTCGCCAAGGAATATGCAAAAAACAGGCAGGTACTTGCGATGACCCACAGGCGCGTAACTATGGAGAGGGCGGATGTCCTCTACGGAGTGACATTGTCAGAACCGGGGCTTTCACAGGTGATCGGCGTAAGGCTTGAGGACTGGGCGTGA
- a CDS encoding methyltransferase has translation MTEVSEDLLRGVLKIKQPGEKEGPRVNLDTILLAHYARPKKREKILEIGCAHGAVSLILAKRGHSIEGVDIQPHLVEMAAENAAANGLEASARFYTGDIRLHRTIWEAQSYDRIVVNPPYFGPESGDRSPSKAIATAMNGSECTLDDLVRACRYLLKNRGYLDIVIYAGRAAELFALLDKNNIAPKRMKAVHPKPGAEASVVLVEAIRASKHGLRIEAPLFVLDDEGKETPQLQEAYMIGGD, from the coding sequence ATGACAGAAGTTAGCGAGGATCTCCTCAGGGGAGTGCTGAAGATAAAGCAGCCCGGTGAAAAGGAGGGCCCCAGGGTCAATCTTGACACCATTCTCCTTGCCCATTACGCAAGGCCCAAAAAACGGGAGAAGATACTGGAGATCGGCTGCGCTCACGGGGCGGTCTCACTGATCCTTGCAAAGAGGGGACACAGCATAGAGGGTGTGGACATACAGCCGCACCTGGTCGAGATGGCAGCAGAAAACGCCGCGGCCAACGGTCTGGAAGCGAGCGCAAGATTCTACACAGGCGACATAAGGCTGCACAGGACGATCTGGGAAGCCCAGAGCTACGACCGCATAGTGGTCAACCCACCCTACTTCGGACCGGAAAGCGGGGACCGAAGCCCCTCGAAGGCCATCGCGACGGCAATGAACGGTTCTGAATGCACGCTTGACGATCTTGTCCGGGCCTGCCGCTATCTTCTGAAAAACAGGGGATACCTTGATATCGTGATATACGCGGGAAGAGCTGCCGAGCTCTTTGCCCTGCTTGACAAAAACAACATAGCCCCAAAAAGGATGAAGGCGGTCCACCCAAAACCCGGAGCGGAGGCCTCCGTGGTCCTCGTGGAAGCGATAAGGGCCTCAAAGCACGGACTCAGAATAGAAGCTCCCCTCTTCGTGCTTGACGATGAGGGGAAAGAGACACCGCAGCTGCAGGAAGCCTACATGATAGGAGGAGACTAA
- the rsmI gene encoding 16S rRNA (cytidine(1402)-2'-O)-methyltransferase, with product MPLTVVPTPIGNLEDMTLRGLRILREADLIACEDTRHTLKLLNHYSISKPLISYHKFNEKERLAPLLKRIEDGERVALVSDAGTPGISDPGMILIKAVIERGLPLDVLPGPNALLPAILLSGMGMDSFTFVGFLEGKKEEKKFRLEELRQNRQTLVFYIAPHRLLKELELMGGVLGDRPAALVKEISKVHQECIRGTLLSFCDLLTEDKIRGEFVCVVGGAEEIAPVMEDPAWMDEVLMMCKAGESTKNVANLLSIKYCIPRNRIKRYILENCTGEVV from the coding sequence ATGCCACTGACAGTGGTCCCGACGCCGATAGGGAACCTTGAGGACATGACCCTGAGGGGACTCAGGATCCTCCGCGAGGCTGACCTCATAGCATGTGAGGATACAAGGCATACTCTGAAGCTCCTCAACCACTACTCCATAAGTAAGCCCCTCATCTCCTACCATAAGTTCAATGAAAAAGAGAGGCTTGCCCCCCTTTTGAAGAGGATAGAAGACGGGGAGAGGGTAGCGCTTGTTTCTGACGCAGGTACCCCGGGCATATCAGACCCGGGGATGATACTAATAAAAGCCGTTATCGAAAGGGGACTTCCTTTGGATGTCCTTCCGGGGCCAAACGCGCTCCTTCCGGCTATCCTTCTCTCTGGGATGGGGATGGACTCATTCACCTTCGTTGGCTTCCTGGAAGGTAAAAAAGAAGAAAAAAAGTTCAGGCTTGAAGAGCTTAGGCAGAATAGACAGACCCTCGTTTTCTACATTGCTCCTCACAGGCTTTTGAAAGAACTTGAATTGATGGGCGGTGTACTGGGAGACAGGCCTGCCGCGCTTGTCAAGGAGATAAGTAAGGTGCACCAAGAATGCATAAGGGGGACCCTTTTATCATTCTGTGATCTGCTGACGGAGGATAAAATACGCGGGGAATTTGTCTGCGTGGTAGGAGGAGCCGAAGAGATCGCACCCGTAATGGAGGATCCTGCATGGATGGACGAGGTTCTCATGATGTGCAAAGCGGGCGAATCGACAAAAAATGTTGCAAACTTGCTCTCAATAAAGTATTGTATCCCACGAAACAGAATAAAACGGTACATTCTTGAGAACTGTACCGGGGAGGTAGTATAA
- the metG gene encoding methionine--tRNA ligase, which translates to MSKENFYITTPIYYVNDVPHIGHAYTTIAADVLARWHKSGGEKTWFLTGTDEHGQKIQTVAQKKGITPKELCDEVVQNFQRLWGVLNISNDDFIRTTEPRHEKVVQEIFRRLMANGDIYKGEYEGWYCVPCETYVPEAQMGESNTCPDCHRQLTKMTEETYFFKLSKYAEPLLKYYEENPDAIMPRSRYNEIISFIKSGLRDQSVSRTTLDWGIPLPGDEKHVIYVWFDALINYLSALNFPEQGGLWQTYWPSVRHLVGKDIIRFHCVIWPAMLLALGLNPPVRVFAHGWWTVEGEKMSKSIGNVVDPFEMADLYGVDAFRYFVLREVPFGHDGDFSELAMVNRINSDLANDLGNLLSRSLQMIEKFRGGDLPMSFRSEDIDREIEDLANKTVSEMESCMDRFAFDDALKALWTFISRSNKYIDETQPWKLGKEGEIERLDAVLRTLWESLRLSAVLAAPFMPETSARIWGQLGLTGSPIEEGRASWSWCGTASQVKINKGAILFPRIDIEKWKKEKEARDIEKRAAADPAAFYNFDDHEPEVGIDDFSKLEFRVALVEKVDIVPKADKLYILSLDLGYEKRTIVSSIREFYKPEELEGKKIVVLCNLKPAKFRGVPSNGMLLAAESPDTRKESLTLLTVMDDFIPIGSRIH; encoded by the coding sequence ATGTCCAAAGAGAATTTTTACATCACCACGCCGATCTACTACGTCAACGACGTGCCCCATATCGGGCATGCCTATACGACGATAGCCGCTGATGTCCTCGCCCGCTGGCACAAGTCCGGGGGAGAGAAGACCTGGTTCCTGACAGGGACGGACGAACACGGACAGAAGATCCAGACTGTTGCGCAAAAGAAAGGCATAACCCCGAAGGAACTCTGCGACGAGGTCGTGCAGAATTTTCAGAGGCTCTGGGGTGTCCTGAATATATCGAACGACGATTTTATCCGTACAACAGAGCCAAGGCACGAAAAGGTCGTTCAGGAAATATTCAGGAGACTTATGGCCAATGGGGACATATACAAAGGAGAGTATGAGGGATGGTACTGTGTTCCCTGCGAGACCTACGTGCCCGAGGCGCAGATGGGTGAGAGCAATACATGCCCCGACTGCCACAGGCAGCTGACAAAGATGACAGAGGAGACATATTTCTTCAAACTTTCAAAGTATGCGGAACCGCTCCTCAAATACTATGAAGAGAATCCTGATGCCATTATGCCCAGGTCGAGGTACAACGAGATAATCAGCTTTATTAAGAGCGGACTCCGTGACCAGTCGGTATCCCGTACTACGCTTGACTGGGGCATCCCCCTTCCCGGAGATGAGAAACATGTCATTTATGTCTGGTTCGATGCGCTGATCAACTACCTTTCAGCCCTTAACTTCCCTGAGCAGGGGGGCCTTTGGCAGACTTACTGGCCTTCAGTCCGCCACCTCGTAGGGAAGGACATCATAAGGTTCCACTGTGTCATATGGCCTGCGATGCTTCTGGCCCTTGGACTGAACCCGCCGGTGAGGGTTTTTGCCCATGGCTGGTGGACGGTCGAAGGTGAGAAGATGTCGAAGTCGATAGGAAACGTAGTGGATCCCTTTGAGATGGCAGACCTTTATGGGGTAGACGCATTCCGCTATTTCGTGCTCCGCGAAGTCCCGTTCGGCCACGACGGGGACTTCTCAGAGCTTGCCATGGTAAACAGGATCAACTCCGATCTTGCCAACGACCTCGGAAACCTCTTGAGCAGGAGCCTCCAGATGATCGAAAAATTCCGCGGCGGCGACCTGCCCATGAGCTTCAGGAGCGAAGATATCGACAGGGAAATTGAAGACCTTGCCAACAAAACGGTCAGTGAGATGGAGTCCTGCATGGACCGTTTCGCCTTTGACGATGCACTCAAGGCTCTGTGGACCTTCATAAGCCGCTCAAACAAGTACATAGATGAGACCCAGCCCTGGAAACTTGGCAAGGAAGGGGAGATAGAGCGTCTTGATGCAGTCCTGAGGACCCTGTGGGAGTCGCTTCGCCTCTCTGCAGTCCTTGCGGCGCCCTTCATGCCGGAGACGTCTGCCCGTATATGGGGGCAGCTCGGCCTTACCGGAAGCCCTATCGAGGAAGGGAGAGCATCATGGAGCTGGTGCGGGACCGCTTCGCAGGTCAAGATAAACAAGGGAGCAATACTCTTCCCGCGCATTGACATTGAAAAATGGAAAAAGGAAAAAGAGGCCCGTGACATTGAAAAACGCGCGGCGGCTGATCCGGCGGCATTCTACAATTTTGACGACCACGAACCCGAAGTTGGTATAGATGATTTCAGCAAACTTGAGTTCAGGGTAGCGCTGGTCGAAAAGGTCGACATAGTGCCCAAGGCTGATAAGCTCTATATACTGAGCCTTGATCTGGGTTATGAAAAGCGTACCATAGTTTCAAGCATCAGGGAGTTCTACAAACCCGAGGAGCTTGAAGGCAAAAAGATAGTGGTGCTGTGCAACCTCAAGCCCGCAAAATTCCGTGGAGTCCCCAGCAACGGGATGCTGCTTGCCGCGGAGAGCCCGGATACCAGAAAGGAATCCCTGACGCTTCTGACGGTAATGGATGACTTCATACCGATAGGGAGCAGGATCCACTAG
- a CDS encoding TatD family hydrolase — translation MFLVDTHCHLNKEYYPDGLSKVFENALKCDVRRLLFASADLASTREAVALAEKHEGMPEIWALAGVHPHEASSVSGGIPKELEELAGSKKVSAVGEIGLDFYYDNSPRDIQREVFRSQICLAKKLNKPVVIHVRDAADRSSGDANSETLAILSEESAETVGGVIHCFSGDAQNAMDALDLGFCISFAGPVTYPKNKALREIAMDIVPIDRILCETDSPYLAPQQLRGRTNEPCYVRAVYEMISMLKGMPLEDFAAAVKENGERLFGWEGVSNV, via the coding sequence ATGTTTCTTGTAGATACGCATTGCCATCTTAACAAAGAATATTATCCCGACGGTCTTTCCAAAGTCTTTGAGAATGCCCTCAAGTGCGATGTGAGGCGTCTGCTTTTTGCTTCGGCAGACCTGGCTTCCACCAGAGAGGCTGTGGCCCTGGCTGAAAAACATGAAGGGATGCCGGAAATATGGGCACTTGCAGGGGTACATCCCCATGAGGCTTCATCCGTTTCAGGAGGTATCCCGAAAGAGCTTGAAGAACTTGCCGGCAGCAAAAAAGTTTCGGCGGTCGGAGAGATAGGCCTGGACTTCTACTATGATAATTCTCCAAGGGATATCCAGAGGGAGGTATTCCGTTCTCAGATATGCCTTGCAAAAAAGTTAAACAAACCTGTTGTCATACACGTAAGGGATGCTGCAGACAGATCGTCGGGAGACGCAAATTCCGAAACGCTGGCTATACTGAGTGAGGAATCTGCTGAAACCGTCGGAGGGGTCATCCATTGTTTCTCAGGTGATGCGCAAAATGCCATGGACGCGCTTGACCTTGGTTTCTGCATCTCATTTGCCGGACCGGTCACTTATCCAAAGAACAAAGCACTTCGTGAGATAGCGATGGACATCGTCCCCATCGACAGGATACTTTGCGAGACAGATTCACCATACCTTGCCCCGCAGCAGTTAAGGGGCAGAACGAACGAGCCGTGTTATGTGCGTGCTGTATATGAGATGATATCGATGCTCAAGGGAATGCCGCTTGAGGATTTTGCCGCAGCTGTAAAAGAGAACGGGGAGAGGCTGTTCGGCTGGGAAGGGGTATCCAATGTTTGA
- the tgt gene encoding tRNA guanosine(34) transglycosylase Tgt, with the protein MFEYRLIAQCPETGARAGELITPHGVIETPVFMPVGTQATVKAMTPPELEEIGAQIILGNTYHLYMRPGADIVEEAGGLHKFMQWHHPILTDSGGFQVFSLSELRKITDEGVEFRSHLDGSKHFMRPEDSMDIQQKLGSDIAMAFDECVVWPTTEEYSRAAMERTISWARRCKDHHSREDQALFGIVQGSMFEDQRIECIRRLEDISFPGYGIGGLSVGESHEEMYRILDALCPEMPLNKPRYLMGVGHPANLVEGVARGIDMFDCVLPTRNGRNGGVLTSFGKMNLKNSVFARDFTPIDPSCGCYTCRNFTRAYIRHLYTAGEILASRLCSWHNLYFLVNLMKDARQAIIEGRYPRFRQDFFSKYNEGPIRQ; encoded by the coding sequence ATGTTTGAGTACAGGCTGATCGCGCAATGTCCAGAGACAGGAGCCCGCGCGGGAGAGCTGATCACCCCCCACGGTGTGATAGAGACCCCTGTCTTCATGCCGGTAGGCACGCAGGCGACTGTAAAAGCGATGACGCCGCCCGAACTTGAAGAAATAGGAGCCCAGATCATTCTGGGCAACACATACCACCTCTACATGCGCCCGGGTGCCGATATCGTAGAAGAGGCAGGCGGGCTGCATAAGTTTATGCAGTGGCATCATCCCATACTTACCGACAGCGGGGGATTCCAGGTATTCTCCCTTTCCGAACTGAGAAAGATCACGGATGAGGGCGTCGAGTTCAGGTCCCACCTTGACGGCAGCAAACACTTCATGCGTCCGGAAGACTCGATGGACATACAGCAGAAGCTCGGAAGCGACATCGCAATGGCTTTTGATGAATGTGTCGTCTGGCCGACCACTGAAGAGTATTCAAGGGCGGCTATGGAGAGGACTATCAGCTGGGCCAGGAGGTGCAAAGACCACCATTCAAGGGAAGATCAGGCCCTCTTCGGCATCGTGCAGGGTTCAATGTTTGAGGACCAGCGCATAGAGTGCATAAGAAGACTGGAAGATATCAGCTTTCCGGGTTATGGGATAGGGGGCCTCTCGGTTGGAGAGTCTCATGAAGAGATGTACAGGATACTTGATGCACTGTGTCCGGAGATGCCTTTGAACAAGCCCCGGTATCTCATGGGCGTCGGCCACCCGGCAAACCTTGTTGAGGGCGTGGCACGCGGAATTGACATGTTTGACTGCGTCCTGCCGACAAGGAACGGAAGGAACGGCGGAGTCCTGACCAGCTTTGGCAAAATGAACCTGAAGAACAGTGTTTTTGCAAGGGACTTCACACCGATCGACCCCTCATGCGGTTGTTATACCTGCAGAAATTTTACAAGGGCATACATCAGGCACCTCTACACCGCGGGAGAGATACTGGCCTCCCGGTTATGCAGCTGGCACAACCTTTATTTCCTGGTGAATCTGATGAAAGATGCCAGGCAGGCGATAATTGAGGGCCGCTATCCCCGGTTCAGGCAGGATTTCTTCAGTAAGTACAACGAAGGCCCGATCCGGCAATGA